The bacterium genome contains the following window.
GGGTCAGGCCCGCGAACTGAAGCACATGGTCGACGTGCTGGCCCGGGTCATCACGGGCGACACCGCCACCGGCAGCTGCGCCGGCCGGCGGGCCGTCCGCGCCGCGACCCTCGTCGATGCGGATCTGGCCACGGTCGCCGGGCCACCGCCGGCGGCGGCCGCCAGGGCGCGCCCGCGGCCGTCGCGCGGGTCCTTCGTGCCCGAACCGGCCGATCCCATGCAGGTGATTCCCCTCGACGAGGACGAGCTCATCGAAGTCTAGCAGGCTGTTGAAAAACTCCTCCCGGCACGCGGTACGCCTGGCCAAGCCGATCTCCGCGTTGCGATCCCTTGCCGTAGCTACGGCTACGGCGGCGGAATCGCGCCTCGATCTCGGCCCGGCCAGGCGCACCGGGTACCAGAATGAGTTTTTCAACAGCCTGCCAGCGCCGCACCGCACCGGGCGGGGCCGATCAACTCGACGGTTGATTTCGCCCCGCCCGGTCGTGTATTCGTAGGGGACCCTGAATCCGTCCGACTGATCCCCGAAAGGTCCCCATGGATTTCCTGACCGACTTTTCCGCCGGCCTGTCCGGTACCGTTTGGGGTTGGCCCAGCGCCTTTCCCGTCATGGTCGCCGTCCTGCTCGTGACCGGGCTGGTGATGACCGCGACCCTCCGCTTCATCCAGCTGCGCCGCCTGAAGCACGGCATCGACGTCATGCGGGGCAAGTACGACGACCCCGCCCACGACGGCGACCTGAGCCACTTCCAGGCCCTGACCACGGCCCTGTCGGCCACCGTCGGCATCGGCAACATCGCCGGCGTGGCCACCGCCATCCACTACGGCGGGCCGGGCGCCCTGTTCTGGATGTGGGTGACGGCCATCTTCGGCATGGCCCTCAAGTACGCCGAGTGCACGCTGGCGATCCAGTACCGGGTGATCCTGCCGGACGGCAGCGCCTCGGGCGGGCCCATGTACTACATCGAGAAGGGGCTCGGCAAGAGCTGGAAGTGGCTGGCGGTGATGTTCGCCATCTGCGCCGTGATCTCGAGCTTCGGTTCGGGCAACAGCATCCAGGCCTTCACCGTGGCCGACCAGATCCGGTCCGATCTGGGCGTGCCCACCTGGGTCACGGGCCTGCTCTCGGCGGCGCTCGTGGCGGCCGTGATCCTGGGCGGCATCAAGCGCATCGGCGCGGTCACCAGCAAGCTCGTGCCCTACATGGCGGCGATCTACGTGGTGAGCGGTCTGGTCGTCGTGCTGCTGAACTTCCAGCACATCCCGGCCGTGCTGGTCGAGATCTTCGCCTCGGCCTTCAAGCCGGCGGCCCAGGTGGGCGGCTTCGCCGGCGGCACCTTCATCTTCATGCTGACCTGGGGCGTCAAGCGGGGCCTGTTCAGCAACGAGTCGGGCCAGGGCTCGGCGCCCATCGCCCACGCGGCGGCCAAGACCGACGAGCCCGTGCGCGAGGGCGTCGTGGCCATGCTCGGCCCCCTCATCGACACCCTGATCATCTGCTCCATCACCGGCCTGGTCATCCTCTCGACCGGCGTGTGGCACGAGCGGCTGCCGGACAGCGTGCCGGTGAACGCCCAGTCGGCGATCACCGTCATCAACGAGAGCGGCCGGGTGCTCACCGACGGGATCATCGGCGACGCGGACCGCTACACCGGCGAGATCCAGGTCATGGACGGCACGCCGAGCGGCGCCTTCCTCGTGCGGAACCACGCGGTCGTCGAGCTGCCCCGCCTGACGATGGACGACGGCACGCCCTACACGGGAGCGCTGCGCATCGAGAACGGCGACATCGTCACCGACGGCCTGCCGGCCCTGACGCTGGACGGCGACATGGCCCAGAACGGCTCGCCCCTGACGGCGTGGGCCTTCAAGCGCGGTCTGGCCCGCTTCGGCGACTGGGGCCACCTGCTCGTCACCCTCGGCGTGGTGCTGTTCGGGGTCTCGACGGCCATCAGCTGGAGCTACTACGGCGACCGCGCGGTGGTCTATCTGCTGGGCACGAAGTACGTGCTGCCGTACAAGATCATCTTCGTGATCATGAACTTCCTGGGCGCGATTTTCTCCCTTGAGGTCGTCTGGAATTTCGGCGACAGTGCCCTCGGATTGATGTCGCTGCCGAACCTGATCGGGCTGTTCTTCCTGTCCCGCAAGGTGAAGCAGATGAGCGGCGAGTACTTCGCCAGGGAACACAAGCCCCTGCGGTGACGCCGGGGCCGGACCACACGCAACGGAGCCGGACATCATGGGCGGGAACGCGAAGCTGGAAAAGAAGAAGTCGAAGGAATCGAAGAGCCTCGCCGAGCAGATGGCGAAGCTGGCGCGGAAGGGCAGGCTGACGGCCAAGAACGCCGATCGGCACTGGCTGTACGAGAAGTCGGTGCAGAACGCCGACGTCGAGGTCGAGTTCATCGACCGCGTGTACGCCGAGCGCTTCGGCCGCCACGCCCGCTTCCTGCGGGAAGACTTCTGCGGCACCGCGAACCTGTGCGCGGAGTGGGTCCGGCTCGGGGCCGACCGGACGGCCCTGGGCGTCGACTACGACGAGCCCACGCTGCAGTGGGGGCGCGAGAACAACCTGGCTCCCCTCGGCGAGGACGCCGCGCGGATCACCCTGGTGCGCGACGACGTGCGGCGGGTGCGGGAACCGCAGGCCGAGGTGCTCACCGCGACGAACTTCAGCTGGTGGGGCTTCAAGACGCGCGCCGAGCTGAAGGAGTACCTGCTGAACTGCCACGCGAGCCTCCGCGACGACGGCATGCTCATGATGGACTGCTACGGCGGGCCGGAGGCCCAGGTGCCCCAGGAGGAGGAACGCGAACAGGACGGCTTCGACTACATCTGGGACCAGGACACGTTCAATCCCATCACGAACGAGATCACCTGCTACATCGATTTCAGTTTTCCCGACGGCAGCCGCATGAAGAAGGCCTTCGCCTACGACTGGCGGTTGTGGTCGTTGCCGGAAACCTGCGACCTGCTGGCCGAATGCGGTTTCCGCGAGACCGTGGTGTATTGGGAAGGCACGGACGAGGACGGAGAGCCCGACGGGGAATTCCAGCCCAGTCGGGAGGGAGATCTGGCGCCTGCCTGGGTGGCGTACATCCTGGCGTTCAAGTAGTGGGAGAGAGCGGGAATGAAGATGAAGGCCTGCGCCCAGTGCGGCGCCGACATCGAGGGTGAAGGGCTCGTCTTCCGGGGCCGCACGTTCTGCGGCGACGAGTGCTGCGAGGAGTTCCAGGACGGTTTCGTGGACGACTCGGAACCGAACCTGGACGAGCTCGACGAGGACGATTTCGACGACGACGACTTCGATGACGAAGATCTGGGTTATCGGGACGACGACGACGATTTCGAGGACGACGACGACGAGGACGACTTCACCATCGATCCCGACGACTTCTAGGCGCGGGGCGGTGCGCGACCCGTTTTTCGTCAGGGGCCCCGCGTGTCGAGGGTCCCGTTGTCCATCCAGACCGACCGGGACAGGGACTCCCGCGCCCCCGTGTCCATGACCCCCCCGCACAGGAATCCGGCCAGGCCCCCCCAGAAACAGGCGAGCGACGTGCCGTTGTCGTCGCGCGTGGTCCAGACCGGATCGGTCGCCACGAAAAAGAAGGGACCCCGAGTCGGAGTCCCTTCCGCGTGTCATCTCCGGACCGGGATCAACCGCAGCCGCTGCACCCGCCGCTGCTGCAGTCGCCGCCGGCGGTGGCGCCCAGCTTCAGCATGTAGCCGCGCCGGTAGGCCTCGTCGACATAGTCGATGGTCAGGCCGCCGCTCTGGCGCAGGATGTCCGTGGTCTGCGTGTCCATGACGAATTTGATGCCGTTGTGCTCGACGACCGCGTCGTCGTCCTTGGGCTCATCCAGAGCCATGCCGATGGACGGCCCGCCTCAGCCGAAGCCCTGGACGAAGAGCCGCACGCCCTTGCCCTCGTGCTCCGACCAGTCGAACCCACCGAAGGCGGTGTTCGCCGTCTCGGAGATGCTGATCAGGTCCGTGTTGCTCACTGCTACCATCCTTATTGAGCCGCTGCCGGGGGAATTCGCCGTTCGCCCCGTTTTCCGGGTGGAATCCCAATATGGCAGGTCGGCGACCGGTGCACAAACTATCGGCCGAAAGTTAAGGATCTGTACGGAATTCGCAACTGTTTACCTATTGACGTTCCGGGCCGTCCGGCATCCGGTCGTAGACGAGCCGGACCGGGGAGCCGTCGCCCTTGCCGTCCGGCGCCGACTCCTCGACCTGCAGGCGCCGCCCCTCGCTCAGCAGGGAGTAGCGCCGAACGCGGGGCGGGCCGTCGCCGCCGGCCGGACGGATGCGC
Protein-coding sequences here:
- a CDS encoding sodium:alanine symporter family protein; this encodes MDFLTDFSAGLSGTVWGWPSAFPVMVAVLLVTGLVMTATLRFIQLRRLKHGIDVMRGKYDDPAHDGDLSHFQALTTALSATVGIGNIAGVATAIHYGGPGALFWMWVTAIFGMALKYAECTLAIQYRVILPDGSASGGPMYYIEKGLGKSWKWLAVMFAICAVISSFGSGNSIQAFTVADQIRSDLGVPTWVTGLLSAALVAAVILGGIKRIGAVTSKLVPYMAAIYVVSGLVVVLLNFQHIPAVLVEIFASAFKPAAQVGGFAGGTFIFMLTWGVKRGLFSNESGQGSAPIAHAAAKTDEPVREGVVAMLGPLIDTLIICSITGLVILSTGVWHERLPDSVPVNAQSAITVINESGRVLTDGIIGDADRYTGEIQVMDGTPSGAFLVRNHAVVELPRLTMDDGTPYTGALRIENGDIVTDGLPALTLDGDMAQNGSPLTAWAFKRGLARFGDWGHLLVTLGVVLFGVSTAISWSYYGDRAVVYLLGTKYVLPYKIIFVIMNFLGAIFSLEVVWNFGDSALGLMSLPNLIGLFFLSRKVKQMSGEYFAREHKPLR
- a CDS encoding class I SAM-dependent methyltransferase, with protein sequence MGGNAKLEKKKSKESKSLAEQMAKLARKGRLTAKNADRHWLYEKSVQNADVEVEFIDRVYAERFGRHARFLREDFCGTANLCAEWVRLGADRTALGVDYDEPTLQWGRENNLAPLGEDAARITLVRDDVRRVREPQAEVLTATNFSWWGFKTRAELKEYLLNCHASLRDDGMLMMDCYGGPEAQVPQEEEREQDGFDYIWDQDTFNPITNEITCYIDFSFPDGSRMKKAFAYDWRLWSLPETCDLLAECGFRETVVYWEGTDEDGEPDGEFQPSREGDLAPAWVAYILAFK